A window of the Lagopus muta isolate bLagMut1 chromosome 1, bLagMut1 primary, whole genome shotgun sequence genome harbors these coding sequences:
- the MGST1 gene encoding microsomal glutathione S-transferase 1 produces MAKSTQLIDNEVFRAYATYAAIVLVKMMLMSLVTAYFRITRKAFANPEDTASFGKGDSAKKFLRTDADVERVRRGHLNDLENIVPFFGIGLLYALCGPDLSTALLHFRIFAGARILHTFAYLIPLPQPSRGLSWAVGYAVTISMAYKVLSKALYL; encoded by the exons ATGGCTAAATCGACCCAGCTAATTGACAATGAAGTCTTCCGTGCTTATGCTACCTATGCAGCTATTGTTCTTGTAAAAATGATGCTTATGAGCCTTGTAACTGCATACTTCAGAATCACAAGAAAG GCATTTGCCAACCCAGAAGATACAGCATCATTTGGTAAAGGTGATAGTGCTAAAAAATTCCTGCGGACTGATGCAGATGTTGAACGTGTACGCAG AGGCCACCTGAATGACCTTGAAAACATTGTCCCATTTTTTGGCATTGGACTGCTGTATGCTCTTTGTGGCCCTGATCTGTCCACGGCCTTGCTGCATTTTAGGATCTTCGCAGGGGCAAGGATCCTTCACACTTTCGCATACCTGATCCCTCTTCCCCAGCCTAGCAGAGGTTTGTCTTGGGCAGTTGGGTATGCAGTTACCATCTCAATGGCATACAAAGTGCTGAGTAAAGCATTGTACCTGTAG